From Etheostoma cragini isolate CJK2018 chromosome 14, CSU_Ecrag_1.0, whole genome shotgun sequence, the proteins below share one genomic window:
- the LOC117957100 gene encoding uncharacterized protein LOC117957100: MPRLQSGVWKHFTPAIKEGRETFMCNYCLKTYTKNATKMQMHLDKCKEYSVVSQQSPGPDGSSSASIPVPSFSFLPSATPGGQFLIDSVDQRSQAHADECLARAVYATSSPLTLTDNIYWKRFFSVLRPAYCPPTREVLSSHLLDCEYDRVRGQVHEAIGRADCVTIVCSGWSTMKETGTIIYVVATPVPLFYKRATTKEQTYTSTVIAEELKDIINEVGPQKVFAVVTDNAPEMMAAWAKVEEAFPHISAIGCTSCGVQQLFDDTIATPSMTALCRRAEQVVRYVKERKLLAEAFRCWQTTNIRNHTTNGTTLALPINSGWTGVVNMFSSLLQGQNSLQEMAISPTLDIEASISATVQDAAFWKGLSSSRNLLYLIGNYIDYMKREDAVLSGVVDLFSQLRYHIGASLSGSVLHSAEQKAVMASLDRCQEFCVKPIHAAAYMLDPKHAGQQTLSAEQINSAYYVISNLSHHLNLDEGKVLGSFARFSAKQGLWKGAGIWSSCQHVSASTWWKGLCSSEPLSAVASAILQIPPATGACEHLRSRFCNIKGQGSLSADRVQKLVALQANLNLLEPSDCEYPPLESEGEKKVSFQSETQ; the protein is encoded by the coding sequence ATGCCCCGCTTGCAGTCAGGTGTTTGGAAGCATTTCACCCCAGCTATCAAAGAAGGGAGGGAAACCTTCATGTGCAACTACTGTTTAAAGACCTACACAAAGAATGCTACCAAGATGCAGATGCATTTGGACAAATGCAAGGAGTACTCGGTGGTTTCGCAGCAGTCACCAGGCCCAGATGGGAGCTCCTCGGCCTCCATTCCTGTTCCCTCCTTCTCGTTCTTACCATCTGCCACTCCTGGGGGACAGTTCCTTATTGATTCAGTGGATCAGCGCAGCCAGGCACATGCTGACGAGTGCCTGGCAAGAGCTGTGTATGCCACTTCGTCACCCCTCACTCTCACTGACAATATTTATTGGAAGCGATTTTTTAGCGTGCTCCGGCCTGCTTACTGTCCGCCCACCAGAGAGGTTTTGTCCTCTCACCTCCTGGACTGTGAGTATGACAGAGTACGAGGCCAGGTCCATGAGGCCATAGGGAGAGCGGACTGTGTCACCATCGTCTGCAGTGGCTGGTCTACTATGAAAGAAACCGGAACGATCATTTATGTTGTTGCAACCCCTGTACCACTGTTCTACAAACGTGCGACGACAAAGGAGCAGACGTACACAAGCACTGTTATTGCTGAGGAACTGAAAGATATTATAAATGAAGTGGGACCACAAAAGGTCTTTGCCGTTGTCACTGACAACGCCCCGGAAATGATGGCGGCTTGGGCTAAAGTAGAAGAAGCCTTCCCCCACATATCAGCTATCGGCTGCACGTCGTGTGGCGTCCAGCAGCTCTTCGATGACACAATTGCAACGCCGTCTATGACTGCTCTATGCAGGAGAGCTGAGCAGGTGGTGAGGTACGTTAAAGAGCGGAAACTACTAGCAGAGGCCTTTAGATGCTGGCAGACTACAAATATAAGAAACCACACTACTAATGGGACAACCTTGGCACTGCCTATTAACTCTGGCTGGACTGGTGTGGTTAACATGTTCAGCAGCCTCCTGCAGGGTCAGAACTCTCTACAAGAGATGGCCATCTCACCCACACTGGATATCGAAGCATCCATCAGCGCCACGGTACAGGATGCCGCATTTTGGAAAGGATTAAGCAGCAGTCGTAATCTGCTCTACTTGATTGGGAATTACATTGATTACATGAAAAGAGAAGACGCCGTACTCTCTGGTGTTGTTGACCTGTTCAGTCAGTTAAGATACCACATCGGAGCGTCCCTGTCTGGGTCTGTGCTGCACAGCGCTGAACAGAAAGCCGTCATGGCATCGTTAGACAGGTGTCAGGAGTTTTGCGTGAAGCCAATTCACGCAGCGGCGTACATGCTGGACCCAAAGCATGCTGGACAGCAGACACTCTCAGCGGAGCAGATAAACAGCGCTTACTATGTGATTTCCAACCTGTCGCACCATCTAAATCTTGATGAGGGCAAAGTGCTTGGCAGCTTCGCCAGATTCTCAGCCAAGCAGGGATTATGGAAGGGTGCCGGGATATGGAGCTCATGCCAGCACGTGTCCGCATCCACCTGGTGGAAAGGGCTGTGTTCCTCCGAGCCGCTGTCCGCTGTGGCCTCTGCTATACTCCAGATTCCGCCAGCAACAGGTGCTTGTGAGCACCTGCGGTCACGTTTTTGCAATATAAAGGGTCAAGGGTCTCTCTCAGCTGACAGGGTGCAAAAACTAGTTGCATTACAAGCGAATCTCAACCTTTTAGAGCCAAGTGATTGTGAGTATCCTCCGCtggagagtgagggagagaagaaggTGTCATTTCAATCTGAGACTCAATAG